AGAAGCTGGACGACGACAAGTTGTTGCTGGCCTAGGCCACTAGCCTCCAACCAGACCCATACCCAGAGAATTGCGATGAAGGAACTGCTGAAACGCTTCGAATCCAAGGCCCCCGAGATCGTCTTCGAGTGGCACGACAGCGAGACCCCGGCCAAGGGCTGGGTCGTCATCAACTCGCTGCGCGGCGGCGCCGCCGGCGGCGGCACGCGCATGCGCCGCGGCCTCGATCGCCGCGAGGTCGAGTCGCTGGCCAAGACGATGGAGGTGAAGTTCTCCGTCTCCGGCCCGGCCATCGGCGGCGCCAAGTCGGGCATCGCCTTCGACCCGGCCGATCCGCGCAAGGACGGCGTGCTGCGCCGCTGGTACAAGGCGGTCACGCCGCTGCTGAAGACGTACTACGGCACCGGCGGCGACCTCAACGTCGACGAGGTGCACGAGGTGATTCCCATCACCGAGAGCTTCGGCCTGTGGCACCCGCAGGAAGGGGTGGTCAACGGCCACTTCCAGCCGAGCGAGAGCGAGCGCATCCAGAAGGTCGGCCAGCTCCGACTCGGCGTGGCCAAGGTGGTCGAGGACCCGCGCTACACGCCCGACATGCGGCGCAAGTACCTCGTCGCCGACCTGATCACGGGATGGGGCGTGGCCGAGTCGGTGCTGCACTACTACCGCCTCTACGGCGTTTCACCGGCCCGGTCCGTGTCAGGCAAGCGGGTCATCGTGCAGGGCTGGGGCAACGTCGGTTCGGCGGCCGCCTACTACCTGTCACAGGCAGGCGCCCGCGTGGTCGGCATCATCGACCGCGACGGCGGCGTGATCAATGCGGAAGGATTCAGCGGCGACGAGATCCGCAGCCTGTTCCTCGCCAAGCAAGGCAACAAGCTGGTCGCCCCCGGCATGCTCCCGTTCGAGGAGATCGACAGGCGCATCTGGAGCCTGGGCGCCGAGATCTTCCTCCCCTGCGCGGCATCGCGCCTGGTGACGCGCGAGCAGGTCGAGCGGATGGTCATCGCCGGCCTGGAAGTCGTGTCCAGCGGCGCCAACGTGCCGTTCGCGGACCCCGAGATCTTCTACGGCGCGATCTACGAGCACGCGGACTCAAAGGTCGCGGTGATCCCCGACTTCATCGCCAACTGCGGCATGGCACGCGCCTTCGCCTTCCTGATGCAGCGCGACGTTGAAATCTCCGACGAAGCGATCTTCGGCGACGTGTCGGCCACCATCGCCACGGCGCTCGAGCGCTGCCATGCACGCTCGAGCCGGCAGCAGGGCATCGCCAGCACGGCGTTCGAGATCGCCCTCGATCAACTGGTCCAGGGCGCAACACCATGACCGATCTGTTCGACAACCCGATGGGGCTGATGGGCTTCGAATTCGTCGAGTTCGCCTCGCCCACGGCGGGCGTGCTGGAGCCGCTGTTCGAGTCGATGGGCTTCTCGCGGGTGGCCCGCCACCGCTCGAAGAACGTGCAGCTCTGGCGACAGGGGGACATCAACTTCATCGTCAACCAGGAGCCGAAGAGCCAGGCCGCGTACTTCGCCGCCGAGCACGGCCCTTCGGCGTGCGGCATGGGATTTCGCGTGCGCGATGCGCATCAGGCGTACGCCCGCGTGCTGGAGCTCGGCGCGCAGCCGCTGGACATCCCGACCGGTCCGATGGAGTTGCGGCTGCCGGCCATCAAGGGCATCGGCGGCGCGCCGCTGTACCTGATCGACCGATTCGAGGAAGGCAGGTCCATCTACGACATCGACTTCGAGTGGATCGCCGGCGCCGACCGCCACCCGGTGGGACACGGCCTGAAGCGCATCGACCATCTCACGCACAACGTCTACCGCGGCCGCATGGCGTATTGGGCGGCGTTCTATGAGCGGCTGTTCAACTTCCGCGAGATCCGCTACTTCGACATCCAGGGCGAATACACCGGCCTCACGTCGAAGGCGATGACCGCCCCCGACGGCAAGATCCGCATCCCGCTGAACGAGGAATCGTCCAAGGGCAGCGGGCAGATCGAGGAATTCCTGATGCAGTTCAACGGCGAGGGCATCCAGCACGTCGCGCTGCTCACCGACGACCTGCTCGCCACGGTCGACCGGCTGCAGCTGGCCGGCGTGCCGCTGATGACCGCGCCGAACGACGTGTACTACGAGATGCTCGAGGATCGACTTCCCGGCCACCACCAGCCGGTGGCCGAGCTGCAGGCGCGCGGCATCCTGCTCGACGGCAGCACCGCCGCGGCGGGCTCCGGCCCCCAGCCGCGCCTGCTGCTGCAGATCTTCTCGGGCACGGTGCTCGGGCCGGTGTTCTTCGAGTTCATCCAGCGCAAGGGCGACGACGGCTTCGGCGAAGGCAATTTCAAGGCGCTCTTCGAGTCGATCGAGCGCGACCAGATCCGGCGCGGCGTGCTCCAGGCCGGGTGAGCGAAGGCGCCTCGCCACGGCGCGGAGCAAACGACGTCCCAAATTGCATGACGTTGTGCGCATTTGCGCATGGGTGGGAGGTTGGCATTGCGACACGCTGAGCTGCGCCCGCAGCAGCCGCACGGGCCGTGGCATTCGTGAGCAGGGTGGAGCGCAGCGGGATCCGATGCGCTCCAGGCAGGGGCGGGTACGCCGCGTGCTCTGTGTCCTGCATGACACCGACCACTGCACCTACCGCACCTGCCTGGACCCTGTTCGGCATCGAACCGCTTCGCGCCGCGCTCGAATACGCCAGCATGCACCTGATGGACAAGGCCACCCTGCCCTCCGGCGATGGACACCCGGTGGTGATCTTCCCGGGGCTGGCCGCCGACCGTCATTCGATCGCACCGCTGAAGGATTTCTGCCAGCGCCTGGGCTACGCCGCGTATGACTGGGGCAGAGGCTTCAACACGGGCCCGCAGGGCGACGTGGACCGGTGGATCGACGACCTGGCGCAGCACGTGAGCGAGCTGACGTCGGCGCACCGCCAGCGCGTGAGCCTCGTCGGCTGGAGCCTCGGCGGCATCTATGCGCGCGAGGTCGCCAAGAAGCTGACGGGCCGGGTGCGCCAGGTCATCACCATCGGAACGCCCTTCGCCGGCACGATGGAGCAGAACAACGTCACCTGGGTCTACCGCCTCGTCAACGGGCAGAAGCCGCTGATCGACGAGACGCTGATGGCGCGGCTGCGCACGGCGCCCCAGGTGCCCACGACGTCGATCTTCAGCCGCAGCGACGGCGTGGTCGCCTGGGAGGCCTGCATCCAGCCCGGCAACGCGGCGCACACCGAGAACATCGAGGTGCAGGGCAGCCATTGCGGCCTGGGCTGGAACCCCGAGGTGCTGGCCGTCGTCGCCGACCGCTTGCGCCAGCGCGAGAACGCCTGGCGGCGCCACCCGCGCAGCATGGCGCCGAGCTGAGCGCTCAGGGCTTGGCGTTGGGGAAGAACAGCTGCTCGCCGCCGATGCGGTAGCCGGAGATCGCGTCCTGCCCCTCGCGCGACACGATCCAGTCGGCGAAGGCCTGCGCCAGCGCCTTCTTCACGTGCGGATGCCGCGCCGGGTTCACCACGATCACGCCGTACTGGTTGAACAGCCGCTTGTCGCCTTCGACCAGGACGGCCAGGCCGCCGCGGTTCTTGAAGCTGAGCCAGGTGCCGCGGTCGGTCAGCGCGTAAGCCTCGCTCGACGAGGCGATGTTCAGCGCCGGACCCATGCCGCAGCCGCATTCCTTGTAGCCGCTCATCTTCGTCGCAGGCGCCTCGATGCCGGCGGCCTTCCAGTAGCGCAGCTCGGCCGCATGCGTGCCGCTCTTGTCGCCGCGCGAGATGAACGAGGCCTTGGACGACGCCAGCCTGCCCAAGGCCGAGACGATGTCCTTGCCGCGCGTCGCCGCGGGATCGCCGGCCGGTCCGACCAACACGAAGTCGTTGTACATGACATCCGTTCGGGCGAGGCCGAAGCCTTCGGCCACCAGCTTCTCCTCGGCCGCGGTGTCGTGCACGAACAGCACGTCGGCGTCGCCGCGCCGGCCCATGTCGAGCGCCTGCCCCGTGCCGACGGCGACGACCTTCACGTCGATGCCGGTGGCCTTCTTGAACGCGGGGAGCAGGTGGGCGAACAGCCCCGACTGCTCCGTGCTGGTGGTCGAGGCCATCACGATGCTGCGGTCCTGCGCGGCGGCCAGGCCGGCCAGGCCCAGGCAAGCCATCAGGAACACGCGGCGCAGGCGGCGTGCTGCGGCCGAAGTCAGGGTCATCGTCGTCTCCGTTGGAAAGGACATCACTGCGGCCGGCGCACCGCCAGCATCACCGCATAGGCCTTGAAGACCGCGGTCGCGCCCTGCCCCACCTTGAGACCGAGCGCGCTGACGGCGTCGTTGGTGACCGTGGCCGTGACCACCTCGCCGCCGGGCAGCGTGACGCCGACCATCGTCGACACCGCGCCCTTCTCCAGTCGCGAAATCGTGCCCGCGAGCTGGTTGCGCGCCGACAGCATGTAGTCGCCGAAGTCGGTGACCAGCACGACGGCCGAAGCCTTGATGAGCGCGAGCGCCTCCTGGCCCTTCTTCAGCTTCATGCCCTTGGCCGCGCCGCTGGTGAGCGCGGCGGTGATCTCGTTGCCGCTGCGCAGCGCGAGCGTGACGCGCGTGGTCACCTGTCCGGCCTCGATCTGCGCGATGGTGCCGACGAACTGGTTGCGGGCAGTGGTCTTCATGGTCATTCTCCGGAGCGTGCCGGCCAGCGCCGGCTGTCGAGCGAGCCACGCGTCCTGCTCGCGCAGGAAGCGGTCGTGGGCGGTCTGCAGGCGCCGCCATGCGTCGAGCAGGCCGAGTGCGGCCGGCGTGAGCCGCGTGCCGCCGCCACCGCTGCCGCCGGTGATGCGCTCGGTGAGCGGCGCATGCGCCAGGTTGCCGGCCGTCTCCAGCAGCAGCCAGGCGCCCTTGTAGCTGTAGCCCGCGGTGCGCGCCGCCTTGTTGATGGAGCCGGTGCCGGCGATTGCCTCGAGGAGCGCGAAGAAGCGCGCATCGAGTCGCCCGGCGAGCTTGAGCTCGCCGCTGAGCAGCCCCGCATCACGCATGGCCCGGCGCAGCGCCGAGCAGCCTGCGCAGCGTGTCCTCGTGGGGCCGCCGCGGACGCCGCAGTGCGGCGGGCAGCAGCGCGTCGCGCTGCGCGGCGCGGCTTTCGGCACGGTCGAGGTCCACCTCGCGCACGATGCGCCCCTCCTCGACCAGGTAGGCGACGTTGGCCAGGGCCAGCACGTCCTCGATGTCGTGCGAGATCATGACGATGGGGATCTGCCACTGACGGCGCACCTCGGCGAGCTCTTCACGCAGCGATTGCCGCAGCAGCGGATTGAGCGCCGCGAACGGCTCGTCCAGCAGCAGCGCATCGGGATTGCAGGCCAGTGCACGCGCCAGTGCGACACGCTGCTGCTGTCCGCCCGAAAGCTTGCTCGGCCGCGCCGACGCCATGTCCTGCAGGCCGAAGCTGGCGAGCAGCGCGTCGACACGCGATGCGTCGGCGGGTTCGAGCCGCTTGCGCCAGCTGGTCAGGCCGAACGCAACGTTGTCGCGCACCGACAGGTGCGGAAACAGCGCGTAGTGCTGGAACAGGTACCCCAGGCGCCGCTGCGGGGTCGGCACGTCGATGCCGGCGCGGCTGTCGTAGAGGCTGCGGTGCGCGATGCGCACCCAGCCGGCGGCGGGCGCGAGCAGGCCGGCCATCGCCTGCAGGGTGAGCGACTTGCCGGCCCCGGACGGCCCGTACAGCGCCACCACGGGCGCATCGCAGGCGAACGCGATGTCCAGCTCGAAGCGCCGGCTGCCATCGATGACCGCCAGTTGCAAGGCGACGTCGATCATGGCGGGACGAAGCCGAAGCGCACGAGGACCTCCTGCGCCTGCGCTCCAGTGAGGAAGGCGGTGAACTCGCGCGCCAGCACCGGATGCCGGCTGTCGGCCACCGCGGCGACCGGATAGCGCACCGGTGGATGGTCGCGCAGCGTCTGCACGATGCGCACCTTGTCGGCCATCACCGCGGCGTCGGTGCGGTAGACGAAGCCGGCCTCGGTCTCGCCGCGCGCCACGTAGTCGAGCACCTGGCGCACGCTGTCGGCCTGCACGAGCCGCGGCTCGAGCGCGGACCACAGCCCGGCCGCGACCAGCGCCTCGCGCGTGTAACGTCCCACCGGAACGGTGGCCGGCTTGCCGATGGCCACGCGCCGG
The Piscinibacter sp. XHJ-5 DNA segment above includes these coding regions:
- a CDS encoding alpha/beta fold hydrolase; the protein is MTPTTAPTAPAWTLFGIEPLRAALEYASMHLMDKATLPSGDGHPVVIFPGLAADRHSIAPLKDFCQRLGYAAYDWGRGFNTGPQGDVDRWIDDLAQHVSELTSAHRQRVSLVGWSLGGIYAREVAKKLTGRVRQVITIGTPFAGTMEQNNVTWVYRLVNGQKPLIDETLMARLRTAPQVPTTSIFSRSDGVVAWEACIQPGNAAHTENIEVQGSHCGLGWNPEVLAVVADRLRQRENAWRRHPRSMAPS
- the hppD gene encoding 4-hydroxyphenylpyruvate dioxygenase — protein: MTDLFDNPMGLMGFEFVEFASPTAGVLEPLFESMGFSRVARHRSKNVQLWRQGDINFIVNQEPKSQAAYFAAEHGPSACGMGFRVRDAHQAYARVLELGAQPLDIPTGPMELRLPAIKGIGGAPLYLIDRFEEGRSIYDIDFEWIAGADRHPVGHGLKRIDHLTHNVYRGRMAYWAAFYERLFNFREIRYFDIQGEYTGLTSKAMTAPDGKIRIPLNEESSKGSGQIEEFLMQFNGEGIQHVALLTDDLLATVDRLQLAGVPLMTAPNDVYYEMLEDRLPGHHQPVAELQARGILLDGSTAAAGSGPQPRLLLQIFSGTVLGPVFFEFIQRKGDDGFGEGNFKALFESIERDQIRRGVLQAG
- a CDS encoding ATP-binding cassette domain-containing protein; protein product: MIDVALQLAVIDGSRRFELDIAFACDAPVVALYGPSGAGKSLTLQAMAGLLAPAAGWVRIAHRSLYDSRAGIDVPTPQRRLGYLFQHYALFPHLSVRDNVAFGLTSWRKRLEPADASRVDALLASFGLQDMASARPSKLSGGQQQRVALARALACNPDALLLDEPFAALNPLLRQSLREELAEVRRQWQIPIVMISHDIEDVLALANVAYLVEEGRIVREVDLDRAESRAAQRDALLPAALRRPRRPHEDTLRRLLGAAPGHA
- a CDS encoding TOBE domain-containing protein, with the translated sequence MRDAGLLSGELKLAGRLDARFFALLEAIAGTGSINKAARTAGYSYKGAWLLLETAGNLAHAPLTERITGGSGGGGTRLTPAALGLLDAWRRLQTAHDRFLREQDAWLARQPALAGTLRRMTMKTTARNQFVGTIAQIEAGQVTTRVTLALRSGNEITAALTSGAAKGMKLKKGQEALALIKASAVVLVTDFGDYMLSARNQLAGTISRLEKGAVSTMVGVTLPGGEVVTATVTNDAVSALGLKVGQGATAVFKAYAVMLAVRRPQ
- a CDS encoding Glu/Leu/Phe/Val dehydrogenase dimerization domain-containing protein, with the translated sequence MKELLKRFESKAPEIVFEWHDSETPAKGWVVINSLRGGAAGGGTRMRRGLDRREVESLAKTMEVKFSVSGPAIGGAKSGIAFDPADPRKDGVLRRWYKAVTPLLKTYYGTGGDLNVDEVHEVIPITESFGLWHPQEGVVNGHFQPSESERIQKVGQLRLGVAKVVEDPRYTPDMRRKYLVADLITGWGVAESVLHYYRLYGVSPARSVSGKRVIVQGWGNVGSAAAYYLSQAGARVVGIIDRDGGVINAEGFSGDEIRSLFLAKQGNKLVAPGMLPFEEIDRRIWSLGAEIFLPCAASRLVTREQVERMVIAGLEVVSSGANVPFADPEIFYGAIYEHADSKVAVIPDFIANCGMARAFAFLMQRDVEISDEAIFGDVSATIATALERCHARSSRQQGIASTAFEIALDQLVQGATP
- a CDS encoding substrate-binding domain-containing protein, with protein sequence MACLGLAGLAAAQDRSIVMASTTSTEQSGLFAHLLPAFKKATGIDVKVVAVGTGQALDMGRRGDADVLFVHDTAAEEKLVAEGFGLARTDVMYNDFVLVGPAGDPAATRGKDIVSALGRLASSKASFISRGDKSGTHAAELRYWKAAGIEAPATKMSGYKECGCGMGPALNIASSSEAYALTDRGTWLSFKNRGGLAVLVEGDKRLFNQYGVIVVNPARHPHVKKALAQAFADWIVSREGQDAISGYRIGGEQLFFPNAKP